One Luteibacter sp. 9135 DNA segment encodes these proteins:
- a CDS encoding SDR family oxidoreductase produces the protein MPSHTALIVGAHGVIGSQLTRHLAGQSDWAIVTASRRGGEANRLHHALAVDLLDRSSSRLALREAREVTHVFYAAYQDSPTWPGLLGPNMTMLENLLDGLLPVAHGLRHVSIMQGYKVYGAHLGPFRTPAREDDPPILPTEFMTAQQRLLERVGESAAWTWSALRPAVVGGDAVGNPLNLALAIAVYASVSKALDVPLRFPGNAQAYTRLIEFTDAGLLANAACWAATDAPGNQAWNIGNGDVVRWCDLWPRLAAWFGMEAAPPMAMSLAEVMPDRAGAWDALRERHGLPPLPMDHVAAWPFADFVFSWTWDMFGDGSKARRAGFHAYEDTAAMFFRLFSRFRERGIIP, from the coding sequence ATGCCTTCCCACACCGCCCTCATCGTCGGCGCCCATGGCGTCATCGGCAGCCAGTTGACACGCCATCTCGCCGGGCAATCCGACTGGGCGATCGTCACCGCGTCACGGCGCGGCGGCGAGGCCAACCGCCTCCACCATGCCCTGGCCGTCGACCTGCTGGACCGTTCGTCCAGCCGCCTTGCACTGCGCGAGGCGCGCGAGGTGACCCACGTCTTCTACGCGGCCTACCAGGACAGTCCGACCTGGCCGGGCCTGCTCGGGCCGAACATGACGATGCTGGAAAACCTGCTCGACGGGTTGCTGCCGGTGGCGCACGGTCTGCGGCATGTGTCGATCATGCAGGGCTACAAGGTCTACGGTGCCCACCTGGGGCCGTTCCGCACCCCTGCGCGCGAGGACGATCCGCCCATCCTGCCGACGGAGTTCATGACCGCGCAGCAACGCCTGCTGGAACGCGTCGGCGAGTCCGCCGCCTGGACCTGGTCGGCATTGCGTCCGGCGGTGGTCGGCGGCGATGCGGTGGGTAACCCGCTCAACCTCGCGCTGGCCATCGCCGTCTACGCGTCCGTGTCGAAGGCATTGGACGTGCCGTTGCGTTTCCCCGGCAATGCCCAGGCCTACACCCGCCTGATCGAATTCACCGACGCCGGCCTGCTGGCGAATGCGGCATGCTGGGCCGCCACCGACGCGCCGGGTAACCAGGCATGGAACATCGGGAACGGCGATGTGGTGCGCTGGTGCGATCTGTGGCCCCGCCTGGCCGCATGGTTCGGCATGGAGGCCGCGCCGCCGATGGCGATGTCGCTGGCCGAGGTGATGCCGGACAGGGCCGGCGCCTGGGATGCGCTGCGGGAGCGGCACGGCCTGCCGCCGCTACCCATGGATCACGTCGCGGCGTGGCCTTTCGCGGACTTCGTGTTCTCGTGGACATGGGACATGTTCGGCGACGGTTCGAAGGCGCGGCGTGCGGGCTTCCACGCCTACGAGGACACCGCCGCGATGTTCTTCCGCCTGTTCTCGCGGTTCCGGGAGCGCGGGATCATCCCCTGA
- a CDS encoding MFS transporter: protein MRLWQIFNMNVGFFGIQFGFGLQQGFMSPIYKYLGAEDASLPLLWLAGPVTGLLIQPLIGALSDRTTSRFGRRTPYFVVGAILCSACLFALPGSGTLWMAAGLLWVLDAAANVTMEPYRAFVNDMLPPAQHAAGFMVQSAFTGLSQTLAYLMPSMLVMLGMHADRTNAHGVPAAVEVAFIIGGVVSVASIAWSVYTTRESPVVPDEATPLSLRTAVLDVWTAVRDMPATMRQLAAMMLFQWYAMFCYWQYVALSLARALYGTTNAHDPHFTDAALLSGRIGGAYNFVAFVMAFAMLPLLRRVGPARLHAASLLLGGLGIVAVPAITTPWLLIVPMIGLGIAWASMMGNPYAMLASSIPRERAGVYMGIFNTFIVVPMLIQVLTVRVFYRLLGNDPRHILLLAGVALCIAAALAWRIRAPAALTV from the coding sequence ATGCGGCTATGGCAGATATTCAATATGAATGTCGGCTTCTTCGGTATCCAGTTCGGGTTCGGCCTGCAACAGGGCTTCATGAGCCCGATCTACAAATACCTGGGAGCCGAGGATGCCTCGCTGCCACTCCTGTGGCTGGCCGGCCCCGTCACGGGCCTGCTGATCCAGCCACTCATCGGTGCGCTCAGCGATCGCACCACGTCGCGTTTCGGTCGTCGTACGCCTTATTTCGTCGTCGGAGCGATCCTGTGCAGCGCCTGCCTGTTCGCCCTGCCCGGCAGCGGCACCCTGTGGATGGCCGCGGGCCTGCTCTGGGTACTGGATGCGGCCGCGAACGTGACGATGGAGCCCTACCGCGCCTTCGTCAACGATATGCTGCCGCCCGCGCAGCACGCCGCCGGGTTCATGGTGCAGAGCGCCTTTACCGGCCTGTCGCAGACACTGGCCTACCTCATGCCGTCCATGCTGGTGATGCTCGGGATGCATGCGGACCGGACCAACGCGCACGGCGTGCCGGCCGCGGTTGAAGTCGCCTTCATCATCGGTGGTGTGGTGTCGGTGGCCTCCATCGCCTGGTCGGTCTACACCACACGCGAGTCACCCGTGGTGCCCGACGAGGCAACGCCGCTATCGCTGCGCACGGCCGTTCTCGACGTATGGACCGCCGTGCGAGATATGCCCGCCACCATGCGCCAGCTCGCGGCGATGATGCTGTTCCAGTGGTATGCGATGTTCTGCTATTGGCAGTACGTCGCTCTTTCCCTTGCACGCGCCCTGTACGGCACCACGAACGCACACGATCCGCATTTCACCGATGCCGCGCTGCTGAGCGGACGCATCGGCGGCGCCTATAACTTCGTCGCCTTCGTCATGGCGTTCGCCATGCTGCCGCTGCTGCGCAGGGTGGGACCGGCCCGGCTGCATGCCGCGTCGCTCCTGCTGGGCGGGCTGGGTATCGTGGCGGTGCCGGCCATCACTACGCCATGGCTGCTGATCGTACCCATGATCGGCCTGGGCATCGCCTGGGCCAGCATGATGGGCAACCCCTATGCGATGCTGGCCTCGTCAATTCCCCGCGAGCGCGCAGGCGTCTACATGGGGATATTCAACACCTTCATCGTCGTACCGATGCTCATCCAGGTGCTCACCGTGCGGGTTTTCTATCGCCTTCTCGGTAACGATCCCCGGCACATCCTGCTATTGGCGGGTGTGGCGCTGTGCATCGCCGCCGCGCTGGCGTGGCGCATCCGTGCGCCGGCGGCCCTGACGGTTTGA
- a CDS encoding LysR family transcriptional regulator, with translation MDRLLAMQVFVRVAERGSFSAAARAMGISQPSASQQVAALEAELGVRLIHRTTRRLTLTDAGARYLEQATVVLDALAAADAAVKDNPSQLHGRLRVQAPSGIGQQVVAPLLVAFQAEHPDVRVELALDDRIADVVAEGVDLAIRLGPLPPNGLVARHIGRVERALVAAPDYLARHGTPCTPDQLSLHPHVRFSGSVDHPLRLTGPDGPVTLTVSPGFVANNSFVLIAALVAGRGIGGVQLPLVRDELACGTLVRVLEAFTYPPLDMHLVLPTRRHVPSIVRAFMTRVETAAADACRSDA, from the coding sequence ATGGATCGTCTCCTCGCCATGCAGGTCTTCGTGCGCGTCGCCGAGCGCGGCAGCTTCTCCGCTGCCGCGCGGGCCATGGGTATCAGCCAGCCGTCGGCAAGCCAGCAGGTCGCCGCCCTGGAGGCCGAACTGGGGGTGCGCCTGATTCATCGCACCACCCGGCGCCTGACCCTTACCGATGCGGGAGCGCGCTACCTCGAACAGGCGACCGTGGTGCTCGATGCCCTGGCCGCCGCGGACGCCGCCGTGAAGGACAACCCGAGTCAACTGCACGGTCGCCTGCGCGTCCAGGCGCCCAGCGGTATCGGGCAGCAGGTGGTGGCGCCGTTACTGGTGGCCTTCCAGGCGGAGCATCCCGATGTGCGGGTGGAACTGGCCCTGGACGACCGCATCGCCGATGTCGTGGCGGAGGGGGTGGACCTGGCGATCAGGCTGGGCCCCTTGCCACCGAACGGGCTGGTCGCACGACACATCGGCCGGGTCGAACGCGCGCTCGTGGCCGCGCCCGACTACCTTGCGCGGCACGGCACCCCGTGTACGCCGGACCAGCTCAGCCTTCACCCGCACGTCCGCTTCAGCGGCAGCGTCGACCACCCGCTCAGGCTGACCGGACCGGACGGACCGGTCACTCTCACCGTGTCGCCGGGCTTCGTGGCCAACAACAGTTTCGTGCTGATTGCCGCGCTGGTCGCCGGCCGCGGTATCGGTGGCGTGCAGTTGCCGCTCGTGCGTGACGAACTGGCGTGCGGCACGCTGGTGCGCGTGCTCGAAGCGTTCACCTACCCGCCGCTGGACATGCACCTGGTGCTGCCGACGCGCCGCCACGTGCCATCCATCGTGAGGGCCTTCATGACGCGCGTCGAAACGGCCGCCGCGGACGCGTGTCGTTCCGACGCGTGA
- a CDS encoding neprosin family prolyl endopeptidase: MRHYLRNRYDGVTVFRSFAEQGTTYDCIPTGQQPALRDGSLIASPPASGPIATHASSASSTVPSTCPAGSIPLERVGLDQLTRFPSLKAFFARSPAPEAHRQASGFATADASSTHHYASMFASMGGAEIAGAGADLNIWNPAFVTSNDYMSISQIWLDGASSSNQTQTLEVGWQRRPSYGTWGNQSILFVYSTQDGYVSTGCHNLECGEFVQVASGNVFGVAFAASRYSSTNGAQGVVKVAYQRNADGNWWLNVDGTWVGYYKAALYSGDLATTSSNTAFTAGGETYANGGGASTPMGSGVFAANGYRKAAFQANHFYIDSALASHAVTQLSSVVVSDPACYTIAFAGQRYGGVVPGASTIAPSPEMTTGEGFYFGGPGCH, translated from the coding sequence ATGCGCCACTACCTGCGCAACCGCTACGACGGTGTGACCGTGTTCCGTTCGTTCGCCGAGCAGGGCACCACGTACGACTGCATTCCCACCGGGCAGCAGCCGGCCTTGCGCGACGGCAGCCTTATCGCCTCACCGCCGGCGTCGGGGCCGATCGCCACGCATGCATCGAGCGCGTCTTCGACGGTTCCTTCGACCTGCCCGGCGGGTAGCATCCCGCTGGAACGCGTGGGCCTGGACCAGCTCACCCGCTTCCCCAGCCTGAAAGCGTTCTTCGCCAGGAGCCCCGCTCCGGAAGCACACCGGCAGGCATCGGGGTTCGCCACCGCGGATGCATCGTCGACGCATCACTACGCCTCGATGTTCGCCAGCATGGGTGGTGCGGAAATCGCCGGCGCCGGTGCCGACCTGAATATCTGGAACCCGGCCTTCGTCACCTCGAACGACTACATGTCGATCAGCCAGATATGGCTTGACGGGGCCAGCAGCAGCAACCAGACGCAGACCCTGGAAGTGGGCTGGCAACGTCGGCCCAGCTACGGCACCTGGGGTAACCAATCCATCCTGTTCGTCTACTCGACGCAGGACGGCTACGTGAGCACCGGCTGCCACAACCTGGAATGCGGCGAGTTCGTGCAGGTGGCATCGGGGAATGTCTTCGGCGTGGCCTTCGCCGCCAGCCGTTACAGCAGCACCAACGGTGCGCAGGGCGTGGTGAAGGTGGCCTACCAGCGCAATGCCGACGGCAACTGGTGGCTCAACGTCGATGGCACCTGGGTGGGGTATTACAAGGCGGCGCTGTACTCGGGCGACCTTGCCACGACAAGCAGCAACACTGCATTCACCGCCGGCGGCGAGACGTACGCCAATGGTGGCGGCGCAAGCACTCCCATGGGCAGCGGCGTCTTCGCGGCCAATGGCTATCGCAAGGCAGCCTTCCAGGCCAACCACTTCTATATCGACAGTGCCCTTGCTTCGCACGCCGTCACGCAATTGTCGAGCGTGGTCGTCAGCGATCCTGCGTGTTACACGATCGCGTTTGCCGGACAGCGTTATGGCGGAGTCGTGCCCGGGGCCAGCACGATCGCGCCGTCACCGGAAATGACGACCGGTGAAGGTTTCTACTTCGGTGGGCCGGGTTGCCACTGA